The Lutra lutra chromosome 10, mLutLut1.2, whole genome shotgun sequence genome contains a region encoding:
- the MPZL2 gene encoding myelin protein zero-like protein 2 isoform X1 yields MYGKSPSRAGLLLLGVQLTAALWPIAAVEIYTSQALEAVNGTDVRLKCTFSSFVPVGDALTVTWNFRPRDGGPEQFVFYYHVDPFKPMSGRFKDRVVWDGNPERYDVSIILWKLQFDDNGTYTCQVKNPPDVDGLIGEIRLSVVHTVRFSEIYFLALAIGSACALMVIIVIVVVLVQHFRKKRWAERAHKVVEIKPKEEERLNQEKKVSIYLEDTD; encoded by the exons CGGCCCTTTGGCCGATAGCTGCGGTGGAAATTTATACCTCCCAAGCGCTGGAGGCTGTCAACGGGACAGATGTTCGGTTAAAGTGCACTTTCTCCAGCTTTGTGCCCGTGGGTGATGCTCTGACGGTGACCTGGAACTTCCGGCCTCGAGATGGGGGGCCTGAGCAGTTT GTATTCTACTACCACGTGGATCCCTTCAAACCCATGAGCGGGCGTTTCAAGGATCGGGTGGTGTGGGACGGGAACCCTGAGCGGTATGACGTCTCCATCATCCTGTGGAAGCTGCAGTTTGATGACAATGGGACATACACCTGCCAGGTGAAGAACCCACCTGACGTTGATGGGCTGATAGGGGAGATTCGGCTCAGCGTTGTGCACACTG TCCGCTTCTCTGAGATCTATTTCCTGGCCCTGGCCATTGGCTCTGCCTGTGCACTGATGGTCATAATCGTAATCGTGGTGGTCCTCGTCCAGCATTTCCGGAAGAAACGATGGGCTGAGAGAGCTCATAAAGTGGTGGAGATAAAACC aaaagaagaggaaaggctcaatcaagaaaaaaaggtctccatttatttagaagaCACAGACTAA
- the MPZL2 gene encoding myelin protein zero-like protein 2 isoform X2 produces the protein MYGKSPSRAGLLLLGVQLTALWPIAAVEIYTSQALEAVNGTDVRLKCTFSSFVPVGDALTVTWNFRPRDGGPEQFVFYYHVDPFKPMSGRFKDRVVWDGNPERYDVSIILWKLQFDDNGTYTCQVKNPPDVDGLIGEIRLSVVHTVRFSEIYFLALAIGSACALMVIIVIVVVLVQHFRKKRWAERAHKVVEIKPKEEERLNQEKKVSIYLEDTD, from the exons CCCTTTGGCCGATAGCTGCGGTGGAAATTTATACCTCCCAAGCGCTGGAGGCTGTCAACGGGACAGATGTTCGGTTAAAGTGCACTTTCTCCAGCTTTGTGCCCGTGGGTGATGCTCTGACGGTGACCTGGAACTTCCGGCCTCGAGATGGGGGGCCTGAGCAGTTT GTATTCTACTACCACGTGGATCCCTTCAAACCCATGAGCGGGCGTTTCAAGGATCGGGTGGTGTGGGACGGGAACCCTGAGCGGTATGACGTCTCCATCATCCTGTGGAAGCTGCAGTTTGATGACAATGGGACATACACCTGCCAGGTGAAGAACCCACCTGACGTTGATGGGCTGATAGGGGAGATTCGGCTCAGCGTTGTGCACACTG TCCGCTTCTCTGAGATCTATTTCCTGGCCCTGGCCATTGGCTCTGCCTGTGCACTGATGGTCATAATCGTAATCGTGGTGGTCCTCGTCCAGCATTTCCGGAAGAAACGATGGGCTGAGAGAGCTCATAAAGTGGTGGAGATAAAACC aaaagaagaggaaaggctcaatcaagaaaaaaaggtctccatttatttagaagaCACAGACTAA
- the MPZL2 gene encoding myelin protein zero-like protein 2 isoform X3, translated as MYGKSPSRAGLLLLGVQLTAAVEIYTSQALEAVNGTDVRLKCTFSSFVPVGDALTVTWNFRPRDGGPEQFVFYYHVDPFKPMSGRFKDRVVWDGNPERYDVSIILWKLQFDDNGTYTCQVKNPPDVDGLIGEIRLSVVHTVRFSEIYFLALAIGSACALMVIIVIVVVLVQHFRKKRWAERAHKVVEIKPKEEERLNQEKKVSIYLEDTD; from the exons CTGCGGTGGAAATTTATACCTCCCAAGCGCTGGAGGCTGTCAACGGGACAGATGTTCGGTTAAAGTGCACTTTCTCCAGCTTTGTGCCCGTGGGTGATGCTCTGACGGTGACCTGGAACTTCCGGCCTCGAGATGGGGGGCCTGAGCAGTTT GTATTCTACTACCACGTGGATCCCTTCAAACCCATGAGCGGGCGTTTCAAGGATCGGGTGGTGTGGGACGGGAACCCTGAGCGGTATGACGTCTCCATCATCCTGTGGAAGCTGCAGTTTGATGACAATGGGACATACACCTGCCAGGTGAAGAACCCACCTGACGTTGATGGGCTGATAGGGGAGATTCGGCTCAGCGTTGTGCACACTG TCCGCTTCTCTGAGATCTATTTCCTGGCCCTGGCCATTGGCTCTGCCTGTGCACTGATGGTCATAATCGTAATCGTGGTGGTCCTCGTCCAGCATTTCCGGAAGAAACGATGGGCTGAGAGAGCTCATAAAGTGGTGGAGATAAAACC aaaagaagaggaaaggctcaatcaagaaaaaaaggtctccatttatttagaagaCACAGACTAA